One window of the Peptacetobacter hiranonis genome contains the following:
- a CDS encoding transposase, translating to MAKSKYEEFVEPKLTLVEGWARNGLTDEQIANNLGVAYSTFREYKKKYSALSAALKKGKEVVDIEVENALLKRALGYKYDEVTIEESDDGSVRTKTVTKEVIPDTTAQIFWLKNRKPEQWRDKQNIEANINNNTSPFTDLTTEELKKLIEDG from the coding sequence ATGGCTAAAAGTAAATACGAAGAATTCGTAGAGCCTAAACTTACACTAGTTGAAGGTTGGGCGCGAAACGGATTAACAGATGAACAAATAGCGAATAATTTAGGAGTAGCATATTCAACATTTAGAGAATATAAGAAAAAGTATTCGGCACTTTCGGCAGCCCTAAAAAAGGGAAAAGAAGTTGTAGACATAGAGGTTGAAAATGCACTCTTAAAAAGGGCGTTAGGATATAAATATGATGAAGTAACAATAGAAGAATCTGACGACGGTTCAGTAAGAACAAAAACAGTAACAAAAGAAGTAATACCGGACACAACCGCACAAATATTTTGGTTAAAGAATAGAAAGCCGGAGCAATGGAGAGATAAGCAAAATATAGAAGCGAATATCAATAATAATACTAGTCCGTTTACTGATCTAACAACAGAAGAATTAAAGAAGTTGATAGAAGATGGATAA
- a CDS encoding phage portal protein, producing MNERKLRNYVRNRIFNKSNITVGKEYYSNKTQIKETGVVPSDGKNILRSADNRIAHNFHQLLVDEKVAYMFTYPILIDVDDNQVVNDRVSDTLGQDYVRKIKDLGVEASNTGCAWLHYWRNEKNEFRYEKVESEQIIPFYSEDLEKKLIEILRVYETIEYDDNLTPIKFVNVEDWTIDTLDKYKFRNDIDGVDESELKGIKHKFGRVPFIPFANNSNHTSDLIKYKDLIDLYDRVVSGYANDIEDIQEILWIITNYDGKSSDFLNNVKKYKTVILEDDGDGAKGDLKTLSVDIPVEARNSLLELLKKQIYESGQGLQQDNESFGNASGVALKFFYRKLELKAGLLETEFRESINDLIEAILNHYNIRFKKITQIWSRNMISSELEASQIAQQSVGIIPEKLILQNHPWVEDVEEATKLLEEEEESKINIFNSYPDMNQRAKEVDINEE from the coding sequence ATGAACGAAAGAAAACTAAGGAATTATGTGAGAAATAGAATATTTAATAAAAGTAATATAACGGTAGGTAAAGAATATTACTCAAATAAAACTCAAATAAAAGAAACCGGAGTTGTTCCGTCAGACGGGAAAAACATTCTTAGAAGTGCAGATAATAGAATTGCACACAACTTCCATCAATTGTTGGTTGATGAGAAGGTTGCGTATATGTTTACATACCCTATTCTTATTGATGTAGACGACAACCAAGTTGTGAATGACCGTGTAAGTGATACTTTAGGTCAAGACTATGTGAGAAAAATAAAAGATTTAGGAGTTGAGGCGTCCAATACCGGTTGTGCATGGCTACATTATTGGCGGAACGAAAAAAATGAATTCCGTTATGAAAAAGTAGAATCAGAACAAATAATACCATTCTACTCTGAGGATCTAGAAAAGAAATTAATAGAAATATTGAGAGTTTACGAAACAATTGAATATGATGATAACTTAACGCCAATAAAATTCGTGAATGTAGAAGATTGGACGATTGACACGCTTGATAAATATAAATTTAGAAATGATATTGACGGTGTAGATGAGAGCGAATTAAAAGGTATTAAACATAAGTTTGGACGCGTTCCGTTTATTCCGTTTGCCAATAATTCGAATCATACTTCAGATTTAATAAAGTACAAGGATTTAATTGATTTATATGACCGCGTTGTATCCGGATACGCAAATGATATTGAAGATATACAAGAAATTTTATGGATTATTACCAACTATGACGGTAAATCTTCAGACTTCCTGAATAATGTAAAAAAATATAAAACAGTAATACTTGAGGACGACGGTGACGGTGCTAAAGGTGATTTAAAAACACTGAGCGTTGATATACCGGTTGAGGCTAGAAATTCATTGTTAGAATTGTTGAAAAAGCAAATATATGAATCTGGTCAAGGCTTGCAGCAAGACAACGAAAGTTTCGGGAATGCAAGCGGAGTAGCACTTAAATTTTTCTATCGTAAATTAGAACTGAAAGCCGGATTATTAGAAACTGAATTCAGAGAATCAATAAACGATTTAATAGAAGCTATATTAAATCACTACAACATACGATTTAAAAAAATAACTCAGATATGGTCGCGCAATATGATTTCATCTGAATTAGAAGCAAGTCAGATAGCGCAGCAGAGCGTCGGAATTATTCCGGAAAAATTAATATTACAAAACCATCCTTGGGTTGAGGATGTTGAAGAGGCTACAAAGTTATTAGAAGAAGAGGAAGAAAGCAAAATTAATATATTTAACTCTTATCCGGATATGAATCAACGTGCTAAAGAGGTTGATATAAATGAAGAGTAA
- the terL gene encoding phage terminase large subunit, translated as MDKKEYIKMEAMKELARRDFFFYCHLISPDFYKKDRGYLVEICNDLQAFYEGDDDVLVINIPPRHGKSRTAGLFVEWILGKNPNEKIMTGSYNETLSTTFSKTVRNDIQALKGDKDKIIYSDIFPNTRIKRGDGAMNLWSLEGSYNNYLATAPGGTATGFGASLIIVDDLIKNSEEAYNENTLEKHWDWFTNTMLSRLEEGGKIIVIMTRWSSKDLAGRVLEYFSEIGMKIKHINMKALQDDGTMLCDDVLSRRSYDLKVAAMGKDIAEANYNQNPIDMEGRLYERFLTYDKIPCDDTGTPLFTDIKNYTDTADTGSDYLCSICYGVYGKDLYILDVLYTKESMEKTEIETADLLVKNDVKKAFIESNNGGRGFARNVARIKDEKYPFNTTIIKTFTQRKNKEARILTNSTYIMNHVLFPKGWENKYPEFYKALYEYQREGKNKHDDAPDCLTGCVEKAFRKGARTE; from the coding sequence ATGGATAAAAAAGAATATATAAAAATGGAAGCAATGAAGGAGTTAGCACGACGCGACTTCTTTTTTTATTGCCATTTAATAAGTCCAGACTTTTATAAAAAAGATAGAGGATATTTAGTTGAAATATGTAATGATTTACAAGCGTTTTATGAAGGTGACGACGACGTATTAGTAATAAACATTCCGCCACGCCATGGAAAATCTAGGACGGCAGGATTATTTGTTGAGTGGATATTAGGTAAAAACCCAAACGAAAAAATAATGACGGGAAGTTATAACGAAACACTATCAACTACTTTTTCAAAAACAGTTAGAAATGATATTCAAGCATTAAAAGGGGATAAAGATAAAATTATTTATTCTGATATATTCCCGAACACAAGAATTAAGCGTGGCGACGGTGCGATGAACCTTTGGAGTTTAGAAGGTTCGTACAACAATTACCTTGCGACCGCTCCAGGGGGAACCGCAACCGGATTTGGAGCAAGTTTAATAATAGTCGACGACTTAATTAAAAATAGTGAAGAGGCATACAATGAAAATACACTAGAAAAGCATTGGGATTGGTTCACGAATACGATGTTATCCCGTTTAGAAGAGGGTGGAAAAATAATCGTCATTATGACACGTTGGAGCAGTAAGGACCTTGCCGGTCGAGTGCTTGAATATTTTAGTGAAATAGGTATGAAAATAAAACATATCAATATGAAAGCATTACAAGACGACGGAACAATGCTATGCGACGATGTATTATCACGCAGAAGTTACGATTTAAAAGTTGCAGCTATGGGAAAAGATATAGCCGAAGCGAACTACAATCAGAACCCAATAGATATGGAAGGAAGACTTTATGAACGTTTCTTAACATACGATAAAATACCTTGTGACGATACAGGAACACCACTTTTTACAGATATAAAGAATTATACAGATACTGCGGATACTGGTAGCGATTACTTATGTTCGATTTGTTACGGGGTTTATGGTAAAGATTTATATATATTAGATGTTCTTTACACAAAAGAATCAATGGAAAAAACAGAGATAGAAACGGCGGATTTGTTGGTTAAAAATGATGTTAAAAAAGCATTTATAGAAAGCAATAACGGTGGTCGTGGGTTTGCTAGAAATGTAGCTAGAATAAAAGATGAAAAATATCCTTTCAATACAACGATAATTAAAACATTTACCCAACGCAAAAATAAAGAAGCTAGAATATTAACGAATTCCACGTATATTATGAATCATGTTCTATTCCCTAAAGGTTGGGAAAACAAATATCCGGAATTCTATAAAGCATTATACGAATATCAACGTGAGGGTAAGAATAAGCACGACGACGCGCCGGACTGTTTAACCGGATGTGTTGAAAAAGCATTTAGAAAAGGAGCAAGAACAGAGTAG